In Symmachiella dynata, the following are encoded in one genomic region:
- a CDS encoding SGNH/GDSL hydrolase family protein translates to MPAQSRLTLKFTLWLFAIAILSAEPCRAEEVGGPLRLTLPADCYAVPGVEFSIYYDNIVLTETPEDYDFQVTCDIGESAAKRWRITPQEADVGDHPLTVSVSDADGKSLGTAKTVLHVTKSDAGENRPLRLLIVGDSLTHATHYPNTIAEHLTSAGNPQWTMLGTHRPSAAKTGVAHEGYGGWTWQRFAAHHEPNPDGTYRKRSSPFVYLNKSGKPQLDPQQYFEKECDGKPADVIVFLLGINDCFRLNPNDPESLDDGINAVLEQAEILLAAFHKAAPQAKLGICLTPPPNTRESSFEANYKGKYPRWGWKRIQHRLVQLEIAQFKGREQEQIFIIPTELNLDPVDGYPTNNGVHPNPAGYGQIGAEIFAWLKAELAADGR, encoded by the coding sequence ATGCCTGCTCAATCGAGATTGACATTGAAATTCACACTGTGGTTGTTCGCAATCGCGATTCTTAGTGCGGAGCCTTGCCGAGCTGAGGAAGTGGGTGGTCCGCTGCGTCTCACTTTGCCGGCGGACTGTTATGCGGTTCCCGGTGTCGAATTCAGCATTTACTACGATAATATTGTGCTCACGGAGACACCTGAGGATTATGATTTCCAAGTAACGTGTGATATCGGAGAATCCGCAGCAAAGCGTTGGCGGATCACTCCACAAGAAGCTGATGTGGGCGATCATCCGTTGACGGTCTCCGTTTCTGATGCCGACGGAAAATCCCTCGGCACGGCCAAGACGGTGCTACATGTGACGAAATCTGATGCGGGAGAAAATCGTCCGCTCCGTTTGCTGATCGTCGGCGACAGTCTGACGCACGCCACGCATTACCCCAACACAATCGCTGAGCATCTCACAAGCGCGGGAAACCCGCAGTGGACTATGCTGGGAACGCACCGGCCTTCCGCAGCCAAGACCGGTGTCGCGCATGAAGGTTACGGCGGCTGGACCTGGCAACGCTTCGCCGCTCACCATGAACCCAACCCCGATGGCACCTATCGCAAGCGAAGCAGTCCCTTTGTCTATCTGAACAAATCGGGAAAACCGCAGTTGGACCCGCAACAATATTTCGAGAAGGAATGCGACGGCAAGCCCGCTGATGTGATTGTGTTCCTACTGGGAATCAACGATTGCTTCCGACTCAATCCCAACGACCCGGAGAGCTTGGACGATGGGATCAATGCCGTCCTTGAGCAGGCAGAGATCCTCCTAGCCGCATTTCACAAAGCAGCCCCGCAGGCCAAGCTAGGCATCTGCCTCACCCCGCCGCCCAACACGCGGGAGTCCAGTTTTGAGGCCAACTACAAAGGCAAGTATCCGCGCTGGGGCTGGAAGCGCATCCAACACAGACTGGTCCAACTTGAAATCGCGCAGTTCAAAGGACGGGAGCAGGAACAGATCTTCATCATCCCAACAGAACTCAACCTCGATCCCGTCGACGGATATCCAACCAACAACGGCGTCCACCCCAACCCAGCGGGCTACGGTCAAATCGGAGCAGAGATTTTTGCGTGGTTGAAAGCGGAATTGGCGGCAGACGGTCGGTAG
- a CDS encoding ankyrin repeat domain-containing protein, with the protein MKSKINRKKIFDAAQGGDLEMTRACLEAGAKPAARNEYGFTALHCAAMGTNTGDLSKILAVMRLLIDAGSPLESIGGGGRTPLYLAAEFSPSTEPIQLLLDAGANPNTRDGNGNHIVTNAMTLEAQELLSRVTGEPVPEPPPPEPEPIKMTAKQWNEAKRHIDSIFDQLSEAGLVTLQDAGYTQEDGFSDCAEVFHDRGGEKAGLHGCRFYTRQDLDRAKQTSQLQLAFWGAPKGQPKDMERVGQLIVDTFRRNGFNVNWDGSGGRRPAVYLLGSV; encoded by the coding sequence ATGAAATCGAAAATAAACCGCAAAAAAATCTTCGATGCCGCTCAGGGTGGTGACTTGGAGATGACACGCGCTTGCCTCGAAGCGGGGGCCAAGCCAGCCGCCAGGAATGAATACGGATTCACGGCCCTGCATTGCGCAGCAATGGGAACGAACACTGGTGATCTAAGCAAAATCCTTGCCGTGATGCGACTTCTTATCGATGCTGGTAGCCCATTGGAGTCGATAGGAGGTGGGGGCCGCACGCCGCTCTATCTCGCAGCAGAGTTTTCTCCATCGACTGAACCAATTCAGCTACTGCTTGATGCAGGCGCAAATCCAAATACTCGCGATGGAAACGGGAATCACATTGTTACCAACGCAATGACACTTGAAGCGCAAGAACTCCTTTCGCGAGTTACGGGCGAACCTGTGCCCGAGCCACCGCCGCCTGAACCCGAGCCAATTAAAATGACAGCCAAGCAATGGAACGAGGCCAAGCGTCACATCGACTCGATATTTGATCAACTCTCAGAAGCGGGTTTGGTTACACTTCAGGACGCAGGATACACTCAAGAAGATGGCTTCTCCGATTGCGCCGAAGTATTTCACGATCGCGGCGGCGAAAAAGCCGGTCTGCATGGATGCCGTTTTTATACACGTCAAGACCTAGATCGCGCCAAGCAAACCAGCCAGCTACAGCTCGCTTTTTGGGGTGCTCCCAAAGGACAACCGAAAGACATGGAACGGGTTGGCCAGTTGATTGTTGACACATTTCGAAGAAATGGGTTTAACGTCAACTGGGATGGTTCTGGCGGAAGGCGGCCAGCAGTTTATCTCCTCGGGTCCGTGTAG